The sequence GGCGGACGTCGGGGAGGAATCCGGAGGCGGAGAACTTGGGGGTGAGGGCGATGGTGGCGCCCGCGCTGAGGGCGGGGGCCCACAGCGCCATCAGCGCGTTGCCGTGGAACAGCGGCATCGGGCAGTAGCAGGTGTCGGCGCGGGTGATGTCGTACTTGGCGCTGTTGGCGGCGCCCAGCGCGGCGAGCCGGCCCTGCGAGCAGATCGCCGCCTTGGAGGTGCCGGTGGTGCCCGAGGTCAGCAGGAGCAGCATCGGGGTGGTGGCGGTGACTCCGGGCGCGGCGGTCACCGGCCGGCCGACGGGCGGAACGGGCAGTTCCCGGTACTCCGGGGTGTCGACCACGAGGAACCGGTCGCGGTCCACGCCGATGTCGAGCCCGTCGAGCAGGGCGAGGCCGGCCCGGTCGGTGACGATCATCGCGCAGTCGGTGTGCCGTACCTCGCGCTCCAGTTCGGCGCCCCGCCGGGTCGGGTTGATGCCGACGACGGCCGCGCCGGCCAGAGCGGCGGCGCCCAGCCAGAAGACGTACTCGGGGACGTTGTCCAGGAGTACGCCGATGTGGAAGGGCCCGTCGGTGTGCAGTTCCCGGGCCAGGGCGGCCCGGACGGCGCTCTCCTCGACCACCTCGTCCCAGGTCCAGCTCCTGCCACGGGTCAGCAGGCCCGGGTGGTCGTCCCCGGTGCGGGCGAGCAGCAGGTCGGCGATCGTCTCGTGTGGCAATGTCGGTCCCTCTCACCCGGTGGACGGGTCTGCCGGTGTCGGTACGCGGACGGGGTGCGCGGGGTGGTGTGGGGCGGTGGCGCCGGAAGGGTGCGCGGGCGGGGCGCGGGCCGGCGGGCGGCGGGGGTCCGCGGGCCGGTCCGGCGCCCCGGGGGGGGTCTGCCCGCCCGGCGGCCGGACCCCGGTCCGTGCCGCGCCGGGGGCGACGCTAGCCGCGGCCGGGGCCGCTGCGACGGGGCTGTCCCGCTGACCGGGAGGCGGGGCCGGACCGGTCAGCCGAAGTTGGCCTGGCCGCCGTCGAGCGGGATCGTGGCGCCGGTCAGATAGCGGGCGTCCGGGCCGCACAGCATCGCCACGGCCCGGCCGATGTCCTGCTCGCAGTCGCCCACGTACCCCAGCGGGATGGACTCGCAGAACGCGGCGGCCTCCTCGGGGTTGGCCTCCTGCCAGCCCGCGTAGGCGGGTGAGGTGGCGTGCGGGGCGATGGAGTTGACCCGGATTCCGTCGCGGCCCCACTCGCTCGCGGCGGCCCGGGTCAGGGAGCGCAGCGCGGACTTGGCGGCCGCGTACGCCCCGTAGGTGCTCAGGTCCCAGCGGACCATGGCGGAGGTGACGAGGTTGACGACCGAGCCGCCGCCGTCCCGTTTCAGGTGCGGGTGCGCGGCCTTCATCAGGGCGAGTGCCGCGAACGGACCGCTTTCGAAGCCCCGCCGGAACTGCTCGTCGCTCAGCGACAGGAGCGGGCCGTAGCAGCCGCTGTAGGCGTTGTTGACGAGGATGTCGACGCGGCCGAAGCGCTCGGCGACGTCCGCGACCACGGCGGGGATGCGCCCGGTGTCCAGGACGTCGAGCCCGAAGGGTTCGGCCGTCGCCCCGCGTTCACGCAGCAGCGCGCAGGTGGCGTCCAGCTTGGCCGCGGTCCGGCCGACGACGGCCACCGAGGCTCCTTCGGAGGCGAGGGCGAGGGCGATGCCCTGCCCGACGCCCTGACCGGCCCCGGTGACGACCGCG comes from Streptomyces sp. Mut1 and encodes:
- a CDS encoding SDR family NAD(P)-dependent oxidoreductase codes for the protein MGHLDGRVAVVTGAGQGVGQGIALALASEGASVAVVGRTAAKLDATCALLRERGATAEPFGLDVLDTGRIPAVVADVAERFGRVDILVNNAYSGCYGPLLSLSDEQFRRGFESGPFAALALMKAAHPHLKRDGGGSVVNLVTSAMVRWDLSTYGAYAAAKSALRSLTRAAASEWGRDGIRVNSIAPHATSPAYAGWQEANPEEAAAFCESIPLGYVGDCEQDIGRAVAMLCGPDARYLTGATIPLDGGQANFG